The Acanthopagrus latus isolate v.2019 chromosome 11, fAcaLat1.1, whole genome shotgun sequence genome segment CGTTTACAACAACAACGCCACCATGCGCTCCGACTCGCCGGTCTATGAGGACCTGAACACTTTCAACCCGGCCATCAGCACCGTCTCTGCCCCCAATTACACCACCTCTGCCCCGACTATGTCCTTCCCTGCAGCCCCGCCTCAGCTCCCCATCTACGGGCAGCCATCCTCCGGCCAGATCCCCCGGCTCACGGCGCTCAAAGAGGAACCCCAAACCGTGCCTGAGATGCCGGGGGAgacccctcctctctctcccatcgACATGGAGAACCAGGAGCGGATCAAGGCcgagagaaagaggatgaggAACCGCATCGCTGCCTCCAAATGCCggaagaggaagctggagcGCATCTCTCGGCTGGAGGATAAAGTCAAGAACCTCAAGTCCCAGAACTCGGAGCTCGCGTCCACCGCCAACATGCTGCGCGAGCAGGTGGCCCAGCTGAAGCAGAAGGTGATGAACCACGTCAACAGCGGCTGCCAGCTCATGTTAACGCAGCAGCTCCAGACCTTCTGAGGCGGTGTCAGCggcagcggagagagagagagaaaaaaaaaagactgtggtTGAACGAAACGGACGCTTCCTGTGACAGTGGGTGGCCGAGTCTCCTGGAGGCGGATTTGGGATGATGTGGCGCGACACTGGCAGGACCGGGGGCCGCGCGCGCTAAAGTTCCTGAGTGCCACGCGCTCCCCCCATGGCGCGTCCCAGAGAGGGGGCTCGGGACAGGGACAGCAGCCGTGAACCAGAGGGGGCATGGCGACAAGCAGGACACCTCTCTTGTCCCTGTTTcgtgctgttttttgttttgttttgttttttttaacagaagtgGACAGGACTGAAGTTTTCTTGATTTCCACCCAGCTCTGCATGGACCTTATCACCACCATCTAAAGGAGACATTCAGTATTAGAGGATGTAAGAAACCTGCAATAGAGACTTTTCTTGCTGTAGCCATAATGGCCTCAAACCTGGGCGTGTTTGGCCAAACTCTAAACGGCTGAGAAGTTGTAACAAAAGCTGCCTGACTTCTGAGTTGCAGTACAATGTACTTTTTCTTAATTGTAAGAAATTAAGTTAGAAAAGCTTCAAgatttacttgtttttttctaaaaaagcTGTTTAATGGGGTTTCACTCATTGTTATATGTATATAAGATCAACTTGGAGTACTTATGTTTACCATTTGTAATAAGAAAactgtataattttttttaatgttttttgttttctgagcacTTCAGAAACTAATTgatatttaagaaaataaaccaGATGAAATGAAGcaacagtgtctctgtgttcttctcagtgtgtgtataagaaaggggggaaaaaaggaaaaagtgggtGTGCCATGTCAAGAGCTCAAACAATCAAACATGTTGCAACATGTTGCAGGAGCAGCCAGTTCCCAGTACCTCAAGGTAAATTCCATTAGTGCTGGTATTGATCCAAGCTAAGTGATTGTGTTGCAGCTGACAGGCCGGGCTCACTTACGACTGATGGAGGCTGCCTGagatctccacacacacacacacacacacacacacctacctgaAGAGTATTACACAAAACCTCCCATTGTTCTCAAGgcttctttacttttttttttgttatcactACTGCAGGTAGAACTCTGTCAAACGTTAACCTGCAACACTGTTACACAGTTAGACAGGATCAGGCAATAAACTTCAACTGAGGGCACTGAAGGCATCACACATTTGACGCGTAATGAGAGGAAAATTACAGGGCACCATTCATGCTGTTGCACCATTAAGTTATTCAACATGACTTCCTGTACTGGTGAAAATATGGAAAGAACCAGCATGTCGAAACAATGTATTTGGTGTTACGTTGTAAATGAATAGATACACAGGCGGCAGCAGAGATAACACACGACTGATTTTTGATTCAATGAAACGTAAAAGCACGATTGTGGGAGAGAATACACTGGATACACTGTGTTATATTACCACATAATCACAATAAGGTGTACTTTCAACAAATATGCTGTGGGAAGTAACTTAGgaatcaaaatgtaaacaaagggaCAACACAAGATGGGAACCTCATTGACACAAGCCAGATAACTTAATATAAGTTAAGTGTAATGCTAATAAACTCATCCCAGTGTTCGCAGTTATGACCAGTTGAGAGCCTGTAGTATTTTATCCCATCCCCTCAATTagtatacaaaaaaatacacctCAACATTATGAAGTTAAAGACAGACTGGGACTTATGCTGCTGATAGGAAGAAAACTTTGACTTGATATCCACAGTacgacacaaaaaaacagcatatctGATCTGGCAGGGCAGATCAGATATGGAACACAGGTTAAAGTGTCATGCCTGTGTGTGCTTCTTCTCATGAAACACTAGAGGGCGACACAGACTGACTCACCTGAGAGATAAAATGAACTGCGGCTGTCCCATATATTCCTCTTCCACCGGAGCTGGCGTTGGATCATTGGCTGTTTCTTCTGCTTTAATGAAAACAGACCTGTCATGATTCACTGATGATTCAAAGACACGGAACAACTTATTATCAGGCTGGTCGGGATTTTAgaaatacttttacatttatttataataaataatatagcCTTAATGTGAAACAAACGTGCTTTATTGTCCGATACTGTCGAGGTAATTTTGGTCAGCCTTttacttttcttctctttaaatATTATGTCTGATAGATTTTCGTAAAATGGTTTGTTGCATATAATAAAGCTCAtttaacagcacatttttacaaatttaGTGACATTTATTCTAATTCCATATCTCTTAGGCTGACAAACagggaaattaaaataataaataaatatacagtgGATTATCCGGGATGTTTATTCTTAATGATTATTTGTAAGGCTCAACAAGACCACtatttgtgtttaattattatatatatctAGTCTACTTTCAGCAGTCCTGATTTCACAAACTTGGGGCAACATGACATCATTCCGGAAAGCGGAGTCCTTCCCGACCATATAAGGACAGGGAACGCTCGGAAGATCTACGTCACGACGCAGGAGGCGTGTATTACGGGAAGTGAATCGACTCTATAATCTCTGCATAATACGGTCCTGAGAAGTTACCAAGGGCAAATCAATGAAAAGATTACCATGACAACACAACGCACCCTAGTGGATGTATAAATCAGGATAAACatataatgaattaaaaaaaaacaaaaaactattaaaTCCGAGTTATATCTGAGTTAAAGTGTATACTGTGTTAAAGTTGGCCACAATTTAGGAATACTTCCATTTTATTCCATATAATTTTACCTCACAACAGtttagaggcaaatattgtacttttactcctctacatgtgtttaatgttgtaGTGACTCATAACTTGACATATTTAGATTTTACAAATTTTTTAACCAACTTGTGAAATGTAATACAGTGTTAAAGATGAAACTATCCAGTAGTATGTAAAGTAGGCTAGTTAGAATAACCTCTAGATGCTAATGTATCAGTGGTAGTAACTAAATAGGCTTTGTATGGCCTTATTCATCATTTAATCTGATTTACAAAAATTACCTTTAACGTAGGACTTCTAGTATTTTTAGTGTGGTGGCCGATTGCTGATTTTACTTGTAAGAAAGTAATCTGAATTCTCCTTCTAGCTCACCATATTTCATATCTGACACCAATAAATAACTTCAAATGCACTGTTCGGCTTGTGTCTTGGTGCAAAATGGCACAAGACTGTCAAtcatttggttttaattatCACATATCTCACTGACTTTTGACGTATGTGCAATTCAGAGATTGAGCAGGATGCGGTTACCAAAACACTGtttcttaacacacacacacagtctctctctctcacatacacacaaggtTATCTTGAAACAGTTCAAATTCAAAACCTGTCATTGTCAGTCTTTACTAAATTAGAATTATGtgaataatgtgaatgtgacactGATAAGCAGAAACAGTATagtattttatttcaatcaTAAACTTATAACTTGTTGTTGTACTTCTAACTAATAACTATGTTTAACCTCTGTCATAACTATCATGCTGCCTCCAGGGGTAGAAGTAACTTATTACAGCTCCTCAAATAACCGTGATTAAGTATTTTTGGGGGGTATTCTGGGTATAAGTCTGTAATATGACTTGTACTTAGGTATGCTTTTCACTATATCATCTACTTTGGATACTTTTAAGCCTTCGTCTACATTTTTGTAGCCAGTAAGTGTATCTGATCACAAACAAGCCAATTGAAACTAATTATAGTCCACTAATATTTCAGTGATATAACTGCACTTGTACTCGACTACAGATTTTCAGCACTCTTTCCACCACGGAGAGCTGGATGGAAACATTTCATGCTACTTGGTCACATAATCTCACAAAGGGCAGGTTGAGCTGGACAGATCTGTTTGGTGAAAGGCCTCTGTCTATATTTTGTTGCTAGGGGAGGTGTTTCACTAAGCAATAAggtataaaacacacacatacacacacatacacacagccagAACCACAAGTTATAACAGTGCAGTGTGTGAATGCTCCAGAAACCTTTTACTTTTCCAGCGTGtctaaaatgttcagtttgccCAAGGGCTTCCGTGTTCAAGCAGCATCAAACTATACCAACCCCTATGCTGTGGATGTAATCCGGGCAAAGAGGAGTGATCTGGTTCATGGGATCTCAAATACCGAGGATCTGCTGGATCATCTCGTCGCAGAGGGTGTCATGACAGCCGACAAGAGATCCATTGTTTTGGCCATCAGGTCTCGCAGGGATCAAAACTGCAGGGTGCTGGACATCCTGGAggccagaggagagagggcCTGTCGGAAATTCTTCCATCCATGTCTGATGATGGCAGAGCCCGACCTCTATCAGCAAATCAAGACCTATGTCGGGGGTGTGAACGAATGTGTTCGGGACACAAGAAGACAGCTGATTGGATATTTGCTGGAGAGGGAGCGGGATGGGATGGTTAAAACTACTCATGGAATTGTTGCTAATGAGACTCGTACTTCATATCCCATCAAACAAACTGAGAAACCTCGCTATGTAGAGGAGGACAGAAGTGTTGCGCCACTTTTAAAACCAGAGGAGCAGCAAACAGCACAAAGTAAAGCAGATCATCTCATCCACATGATTGCTACAGATGGCAAggcagccctgctggaggagctgttAGAAGACACTGATATCAACACAGTCACTTCCTCTAATGAGACTTTATTACATGAAGCTGCTGAGCACGGTCACCTGTCCATCATTGAGCACTTGATCCGCAAAGGAGCCACACTGGACCTGCAGGACAGTAAGGGTCACACAGCTCTTCACAGAGCAGCCAGCAGGGGTCACACTAACATAGTCAATGCACTCGTACAGGCTGGGGCCCCCATCTACTCTCTGGATCTGCAAGGCAGAACACCAGTTCACCTGGCAGCAGAGAACGAGCACCTGAGCTCTGTGAAAGtcctggtggaggaggagaggaagcactCTGAGAGCCACAAGCGGGACATGTTTCTTCACTCAGCAGCCATGGAAGATAACTGGAGGCTGGCCgagatgctgctgcagagcGGAGCTGCTGTCAATGCCAGAAACAAGCATGAGAAAACACCCCTGTTTTCTGCAGTTTCCAGGAACAATGAGAAAACAGTGGCTGTCCTTCTAAAGGCAGGGGCCAAAGTTGACCTAGATGTTATAAAAGAAGCCATTATGCTCAATGAAGAATCAATTCTCCATTTGCTGCTCGGTGAGTCTTTTCACCAAAGACTGTGATAATAACACTGTCATTTaagagacagttcaccccaaCAAATCGCAGAAAACATATATTCATTCTCCTGTGAGTTGCAGAGATTTGGAAATATCAGCCGCAAAGATGTCTGCAATCTCTCTAATGTAACAGATGGCAACTAGATGGTGGTGCTCAAAGCATTTAAACGAACAGATTTGAAAAACTCTCTTTCAAGGAATCATGAACCGGTTACTCAACATAATCCACATACCTTGTTGTGAGCTGTGCAGAAGAAGTGTTcatctactcatggacaagaggctcacactctcttctctctgtaacgtgatgcaaaaagaaaatagttcctacataaaactgcacaaaaatTGTGTCATGTAGTTCTGCTATATTAAAGAGAAGACAGATATCTCTAGAGGTGACATGTCCAAAACTTCACCCCTCACACCAGAGCAGtatagatggataaacagcattGCATTCCAGAGGGAAAATATGAATTGATTTGGGGGCAAACTGTCCTTCTAACATCTTGAAACATGCTACATCACCATGTATTAGACTTCTAGTTTAAGATGTAAATTGGACATAGATTATGCATGAAGCTGCAAACTTGAAGGCCCTGTTTTGTTTAAACCACAGATAGTGCCAGAGGCGCTCTGAGTGAGGAAGAGCTGGGTtctgctctcctctcagctgtcagacagaatCATGATGGACTGGTAACTGTTCTTATAGACCGTGGCGCAAATGTCAACGTGTTTGACAAACAAGGCTACactcctctcctgctgtcagcCGAGCTGGGGCACAGTGAAGTCCTCAGGTAACTTGACACATGGCTCATTTACAGATTCACCTTCAGGGAATCTGACAGCAATGGGGTAATTTtatgtgtgactttttttaGTCTGATATATAAAGAGTATTTCCACAAGGAAATAAATCCCCTCTTTTCAGTGTAGCTGGCACAGATCTGTAGGGAGGAGGGAGTTTTGTGCATATCAGCACAAGTTGTTGTCTGCCACAGGTGTTTTTAATACTACCACCAGAGGGCACCAGTGTGAGatattgtcacattttacatAGTGGctttaaatgattattattgcattattttattatttctgcaggCGGCATGTATTCAGCAGAAAGcaaatataaatacatctaAACATTGATTACACACATTCACGCAGTCCATGCTAGCTGCACGGCGAACTCAGCTAACTTGAATTTAACAGGcggtcaattcttacatactgcacctttaaaaattGACCCCTTTATTATTTCAGGGTGCTGGTAGCCAAACAGGCCAAGCTGGATGCCACTTTATCCGACGGTTCCTCAGCGTTGCACCTGGCTGTCCACAGTGGCAGTGCGCCTATAGTGCAGACATTGCTGGGAAAGGGATTGGACCCCAACACTACCGGTCCTAAAGCCCAAACCCCTCTGCACCTGGCAGCTCAGTGCAATAGGCCAGAACTGGTTGATCTTCTGCTAAGAGCCAGAGCACAGGTAATCACAAAACCAGTTGCTCAATAGAGTTAATTTTGTAGATGTTTATTGTGCAGTCTGAGACTTGTGTGTGATGTCTTCAGGTAAATGCAGCAGCACAGGATGGTTTGACTCCCCTGCATGTAGCCAGTCAGCAGGGCCATGCAGACCCAGTGATCCGGCTTCTTCAAGGTAAGGCAGATCCGGGGATCAAAGACAGGCTGGGGAGGACAGCCTTGCACTGGGCAGCCTCTTCCCCAGGAGACAGTGGTGTTGTAGACCTGCTGCTGACAGCCAAAACCAACCCACACACCACTGATAACGAGAAGAAAACCGCCCTCCACCAGGCCGCTATAGCGGGGAGAGTTGACGCTTTGACTTCGCTGTTGTCCCACAAGGCAAAGGCAGGGGCTAAAGACATGGATGGCTCCACGCCTCTCCATTATGCAGCAGCGGGTGGTCACGCCACCGTGGTTTCGGCTCTTTTACAGTCACTCAACAACAAGGGGGTAGACGAGAGGAACGTGTGGAGGAAGACGCcacttcacactgcagcagataaGGGCCACAACAGTGTGGCGGTGGTGCTCTTGGGGGCCGGGGCAAAGATTAACAGTGCAGACAACAGTAAAGACACTCCTCTGCACTCCGCTGCCCGAGGTGGGCACCAGGAGGTAGTAAAGACTCTCCTAAACTGGGGCCAAGGTGGGCACATGGGACGGAGGAAGAAGGCGAATCTGCAGGTGACCAATAATGTAGGGAAGACACCGCTGCAGGTGGCAGAGAGTGGAGACACATCAGAACACAAGGACATTGTCATTTTACTCCAGAAGAAGATGCTTCTTATCAAATAAAAGGGAAGAGGTTATCGCATCACATCTCATACTATCATATCCTGTGAAAGACATTGAGTACCCACAAGCATTGATATTGGACGACATGATAATGAGCTTAAAAATCACAGAGATCagcaaactgtgtgttttggattttttcacccgtcattttgtttttacaagaGCAGTTTAGCTGCATGTGGAGGAGGCTTAGTGTTAGTGACGCAGCCTATCCAAACTTTGGAAACCAATGTGGCATATGATGACAATGCCCAgaattttacaaaacaacagcataagAAGGGCTACATTAATCATAATCAGAACATATAAAGGAGGAATGTAATACCACAGAACATCTGTTGTCATGTCTGGTCTCTGCAGAGCACGTGCGAATGCCAGCAGGTGTAGAGCGAGGGGAGATTGTAAAAGTCAAACATGCTGTAATGGGTCACAAAATACACCTGGGTGGCATGTCAaagtaaagtctatgtgtgggaaacactatCAATGAACTTGTCCTCGACACCAAAGCAAATAAAGTCCCACTAGTTAAACGGGCATTCACGAACAAAGTAAACAGAGACAGGGTAAAGTCCTTTTAATACAAATTAGCCATGAACCTTATAGGAAAAGTAAGAAACTACATACACATGACAGcaacttttctatttttaaaaagattagaTTTGATATATTAATTTCAAGCTTTGTCTGTTGCAATGGTTCTCAGAGTGGTTCCAGGAGACCCCGACAAAGAGGGAGATTTATTTTCAAGTTCCTCAATATGTACCACAATGACAGAATGTTTGACTGTTCTGGTCAACCACTTCTcctcagaagaaaacaaaagcctgtTAGATCTCCATCTGataagatttctttttttactttagttGTGTCAGATCAGGGGCCCTTGATGTGATAAAGTTTGGGATCCAAGCTCAGTCGGTTGGTCGATCCAGACATGAAATCTCTCAATAACTGTTTGATGAAAAGTCACGAAGCCATGAACAGACAGCCACAATCCCCAGTTGATAAATGCTAATAGCCTTTTATACAACACGATTTGATTTCATTTACTTTATTGTAAGAATCTTTGTCTGTAATGTCTTGGCCCCAAAGACTTAAAACTGTTCCTACCCGAATAACAGAACACAACATTTAACCAAACAATGAACCCAATGGCCAACATATATTACATCAGTGTaatgtgtttacactgtttTCTTAGAGTAGATAGGATTTATTTATCCCACATTGGGGAGATTCACTTGTTACGACAGCTcaaaatgcaacaaacacaGGAATAAAGTCAGACAAATATGCATAAggttaaatagaaaataaatagaaaaaaaaacaagattttaacacaaaacaaagtgagtgGAATGTGATAGTTCAGGTAGTGCTTgagttaaacagtctgatggctcTGGGGATGAATGATCTGCGGAAGTGCTCCTTCTCACACAGTGGGTGTAGGAGTCTGCTGCAGAAAGAGCTGCTCAAGGCGTCCACACTCCGGTGCAGGGGGGCGAGAGGTGTTGTCCATAATTGACGTAAGCTCGGCTAACATCGTCCTCTCACCCACCACCTCTATGGTTTGCTCTGGTCCCTGTATGTCCATGCTCAGTTGTTTAGGTTAAAACATATGGCGTTAAATTTGCATGACTCTTCATCTGACGCACACATTATCTTCAAAATATCTGAAAAGATGCGAGTTGCGCTGGATGATTATCGGCTGATCGGCTGGTGATGCATGTTGTCCTTCTTATGATGGGTGTCAGAAGATTactgaaaactgacacaaacaccaaaaccaCTTGCGCCTCTAGATCTTCatggtgggattttttttctttcttattagttttgttttttccctcacaGAGACCACATTCGCAGTTCTTAGTAATTCTTCTGCTTCCCCCCTACATCACTTTTCCAtcctgttgctgttttctgaaTCTATAACTTTTCATCAGAAAATGATTAGTCATGATGATGGATTTATCCAAATTCTTCTTTAAAAGGGCCAAAGGTATAACAATgttatgtaaaatatgtttaaatttataaaatacacaaaaaatactgcCCCAAAAAATAGACGTGATTATCTTGAACAAATCAAAAAGCTGTAGGCATAgaaaaattcaaataataataatacatttaaatgttccaACT includes the following:
- the LOC119028694 gene encoding CARD- and ANK-containing Inflammasome Adaptor Protein, with the translated sequence MFSLPKGFRVQAASNYTNPYAVDVIRAKRSDLVHGISNTEDLLDHLVAEGVMTADKRSIVLAIRSRRDQNCRVLDILEARGERACRKFFHPCLMMAEPDLYQQIKTYVGGVNECVRDTRRQLIGYLLERERDGMVKTTHGIEDRSVAPLLKPEEQQTAQSKADHLIHMIATDGKAALLEELLEDTDINTVTSSNETLLHEAAEHGHLSIIEHLIRKGATLDLQDSKGHTALHRAASRGHTNIVNALVQAGAPIYSLDLQGRTPVHLAAENEHLSSVKVLVEEERKHSESHKRDMFLHSAAMEDNWRLAEMLLQSGAAVNARNKHEKTPLFSAVSRNNEKTVAVLLKAGAKVDLDVIKEAIMLNEESILHLLLDSARGALSEEELGSALLSAVRQNHDGLVTVLIDRGANVNVFDKQGYTPLLLSAELGHSEVLRVLVAKQAKLDATLSDGSSALHLAVHSGSAPIVQTLLGKGLDPNTTGPKAQTPLHLAAQCNRPELVDLLLRARAQVNAAAQDGLTPLHVASQQGHADPVIRLLQGKADPGIKDRLGRTALHWAASSPGDSGVVDLLLTAKTNPHTTDNEKKTALHQAAIAGRVDALTSLLSHKAKAGAKDMDGSTPLHYAAAGGHATVVSALLQSLNNKGVDERNVWRKTPLHTAADKGHNSVAVVLLGAGAKINSADNSKDTPLHSAARGGHQEVVKTLLNWGQGGHMGRRKKANLQVTNNVGKTPLQVAESGDTSEHKDIVILLQKKMLLIK
- the jun gene encoding transcription factor AP-1 encodes the protein MYTKMETTFYDDSLNAFSQHDNAGYGYSNPKALKHNMTLNLSDPTGTLKPHLRAKAGEILTSPDVGLLKLASPELERLIIQSSNGLITTTPTPTQFLCPKNVTDEQEGFAEGFVRALAELHHQHMPGTPNVSVTSAPQTSVNTALPPVSSVAGATVYNNNATMRSDSPVYEDLNTFNPAISTVSAPNYTTSAPTMSFPAAPPQLPIYGQPSSGQIPRLTALKEEPQTVPEMPGETPPLSPIDMENQERIKAERKRMRNRIAASKCRKRKLERISRLEDKVKNLKSQNSELASTANMLREQVAQLKQKVMNHVNSGCQLMLTQQLQTF